The sequence GAATAATCCGGCGCGCCAAAGGGGCACCAAAAATCCGCACAGTCAGGTCGGTGGCTAAGAAGATAAATGGAAAGGTAAAGGCCCCCCAGGTGGTGTGAAAACCGAAGATAGCGATCGGCAATTGCACCAGGTAGTTACTGGAGGTAATGATGACGATATGGAATAGCGATAGCCATACCAACGCGGTCATCCGCTGTTGGGGAGTAAACGAAAACATAAATGTGACCTTTTTGGTTACTGGGGTGAGGGAACCCAAACAAAATGTACCGTAATTTTACGGCGCGGCGGCATGATACCCGTTTGCGCAACGAATGCAATGGTTAATTTTAACGCAAACGTTAGCACTACTTGCACCTAAAAATCGGCGGGGTAAACTATGCCACTTCGTAAACGAGCGCCACTTCATAAACGAGCGCCACTTCGTAAACGAATGCGGCTTCGTCAGCCAGCTTATAAATTCCGATACTGTTGCGCAACTGCATACTGACCCACAAGAGAGCCGTCATGACCGATATTTTTGCTAATCCAGATAAAACACTTGATGCATTGGGCCTGCGCTGCCCAGAGCCGGTGATGATGGTACGTAAAACGGTTCGCCATATGGAAAATGGCCAAACACTGCTGATCATTGCTGACGATCCGGCCACCACCCGTGATATCCCCGGCTTTTGCCGCTTTATGGATCACCAGTTGCTGGCCCAAGATACCCAACAGACCCCCTATCGGTATCTGGTGAAGAAAGGGGCAAAGGTGGAGTAATTGCCCCTTTCGTCTTAGCGCTTAAACATCTCTTTTTCGCAATAACCGCAATGCGTTAGCCGTCACCAATGCGGTGGCGCCTGAATCCGCTAATACCGCCAGCCACAAGCCGGTTAAGCCCAGCAACGTGGTCACCAGGAAAATCCCTTTCAGCCCGAGCGAAATCGTAATGTTCTGGCGAATATTGGCATTCGCTGCCCGCGATAACAGAATGATCTCTGCCAGCCCGGTAAGCCGGTTATGGGTCAGTGCAGCATCGGCTGTCTCCAGTGCCACATCAGTGCCACTGCCCATGGCGATACCAATACTGGCCGCTTTCATTGCTGGCGCATCATTAATGCCGTCTCCGACCATCACTGTCGGCTGAGCTTCATTTAGCGCCATCACCGCCTGCACTTTATCTGCGGGCAACAATCCGGCACGGTAATCAATTCCCAACTCACTGGCAATGGCCGCTGCCGCCCGTGGGTTATCGCCGGTTAACATTACACCCTGAATGCCCAATTTTTTCAGTGAATCAATGGCTTGCTTAGCATCGGTGCGCAGTGTGTCGCGCAGCGCCAGTAAGCCAATAAACTTCTCATCCTCCAGTACGGCGACGGCAGTTTTGCCGCTGCTTTCCAACTGATCGAGCTGCGTTTGCCACTCATCGGTCAATAACCCTGCGGGCAACTTACCGGGCGCACTGACAAGCACCGCCAGCCCATTCACTCTGCCCTCAACGCCGATACCTGCCAGCGCGCGACGCCCCTCAGCCAGCGGCAGCAGTGGGGTGTTTTGTTGTGCTCGCTGCATAATCGCGACAGCCAGCGGATGGTGCGATCCGGCTTCGACTGCGGCTGCCAAAGCCAGCAGGCGGGTTTCACTTACGCCACCGACCGGCAGAATATCGGTCACTTTCGGTTTACCCTCGGTCAGTGTGCCGGTTTTGTCGAAAGCCACGGTTTGAATGCGCCCAAGTTGTTCCAGTGCCGCGCCGCCTTTGATTAGTGCACCGCGTCGCGTCGCCGCCGCCAGTGCGGAGGTAATGGCCGCTGGAGTCGAGATCACCAGTGCGCACGGACAACCAATTAGCAGCAATGTCAGGCCGCGATAAATCCAACTTTCCCAAGGTTCGGCGAAAGCCAACGGCGGCACCAGCATCACCAGCACCGAGAGCAGCATAATCGCAGGGGTATAAATACGGCTGAAACGGTCAATAAAGCGCTCAATGGGGGCACGACGTTCTTCTGCTAATTCAATAAGTTGCAGTATTCTGTCAATGGCGTTATTACCCGGCTCTGAAATCACCCGCATCTCGGTGGCGCGATCGACGGATAAGCATCCCGCCGCGACTTTTTCGCCTTGCTGCCGCTCAACAGGGATTGACTCTCCGGTGAGGGCGCTCTCATCAAAGCTGGCGAACGGGGTCATTAATTCGGCATCCGCGGGCAGGCGGCCTCCCGGTGCAATTTCGATGATATCGCCGGGACGTAAACTGGCGACCGGAACTGAGATACGCTCACCATTTTTCAATAACAGCGCCTCTTCTGGCACCAGCGCCATCAGCGCTTTCACCCCACGGCGGGCGCGATTTGCGGCATAGGACTCCAGCAATTCGCCGATCATAAACAGCAACAATACCATCGCCGCTTCAGCAGTTGCGCCGATAAACATCGCCCCGATTGCCGCGACACTCATCAAGGTTTCAATGGCAAAAGGTGTACCTGAGCGGATGAGCTTCCAGGCTTTGGTTGTCACGGGAATCAGCCCAACAATGGTGGTCGCGGCGAAGGCGAACTCAGCCAGTTCGGTGCTGAATAGAGAGATTCCCCAACTGATCAACATCAATAGGGTTAATAGTGCTATTGGCAGGTATTCACGAAAGCGTGATTCGGGCGCTTCGACCTGATTTTCGGCAGATAATTGGGTATCTACCAGGATGAACCCAGCCTGCCTGACCGCCTGCTGGACTTGCAGACGAATATCCGTGCTGGCATCCACCACCAGTTTTTCCGTGGCAAACAGCACTTTTACATTTTCAATTTCAACCTGACTACTGACGGCATTCTCAATTTTTCGAGCGCAGCTTGGGCAGTCCATCCCTTTGATTTGCCAGCTAAAGCGCTGGCTCCCCGCAGGCATCGCTGCCGCAAGTATGTCGCTTTCGTCATCACCTTCATCTGCATGGCTCTGACTACAGCAATCTCCATCCTTATGTGAGTGCTCACTCACTGATTTTACCGTGTCATTGCTGGTATTGGTTGTGTGTTGACTGCTGCAACCGGCCTGCTTTTTGGCATGAGAATGACCACAGCCACAGCTGCCCTGTGTCTCAGTTGAGTGCTTATGTTCAGAATGTGAATGCATAGTAGTGACCCCTAAACAGGATTTGGTAGATAACGGCACTCTACACCTTGGAGTTAACTCTAGAGTCAAGAGGGCAAATGAGAATAATTGCTAAAAAGGTTTTTTGATATCAGAAAGGACACGACTAAGGGGAACGCATCCTGCGCTTAAGGTTTTAGCTCCCTCCCTGGAGCCATGAGTCACATCAATCAGCTAAATAATGTGTTGCTGCACTACTTATTTACTCAGTTACTTATTTACTCAATTACAAATAGAGCGATCTGACAATCAGGAAGTGCCCGACAAAATAGCATCCCGCGACGATGGCATCTGAAGCCCGGAAAGAGAAACGATAGCGGTTCAGCAGCCAAATACTGTGTGAAATCAGCAATAAAACCGTCCCTGCCAGCAATGAGAAGCTCAGGTCTGTGCTGCGGGCAAAGTATTGCTCACCAGCCATCCATACCATCAATAAAGTCATGCCCACGAATGCCACAATGGGCCAGCGCATCTCTTCCAACTTGGTCCAGATAGTGGCTAACAGCAACACGCCGACAATGATCAAAACTAAAGGCAGCGGCCAAAACAACGTGAAAGTCATCTGGCTGGCAAAGCTGACGGTGTACAGCAAATGAGAGAGGAAAAATGCCCCTAGCGCATAAAGTAAGCGCTCACTGGGTAGCAACAATAAGGCATCAGCAGCCAGGGTTGCCAGCAAGCCTAATACAATCAGATACCCCATAGGGCCAAGAATTGGCGCTTGCCAGGCAAGTAAGAGTAACAGCAACAGAGTAACGGGTTTGAATACCCAACGCTGCCAGCGTGGGCCACGATAAGTAGCATCGACAAACAACCAACCAGAAAAGAATACGGCAAGGAATGGCCAGCTCATTATTTATCCTTTTTTCTATGCAGGTTTCAGCGAGATACCTGGGTTGTAATAAAAAAGCGCAACACCAATAACTTTGGGTATATACACTGAATAAGTGTAAAGGATGGAGGAGCAGAGTGATAGCGACACGAGAGTGATTTGAATGTTTTATAACACTAAATGCGCGGCAGTGCGCATAATCTGATTTAGCGGCAGAATCAACCGGCGCAGCTCTTGGTCTTGTTTGGCCCACATGTTATGTTAACGCCGATTTCCTTTCGCTAAATCAAGGGATAGAGGCAGATAACGTCATGACCAATGAACAGTTACTTTATCGTATTCAGTTTATAAATAACGGTAAGAATTATCAGCTCTATGTCCGCGAGGTAGGGCCTAGTAACCTCTTTGGATTTATTGAAATTGCTGATTTTGTCTTTGATAGCCAATCAACATTGCTGGTCGACCCCTCAACGGAAAAGCTGAAGACCGAGTTTTCAGGTGTTAACCGCAGCTATGTTCCCCTGCATTCAGTCATTCGCATTGATGCCGTGACAGAAAAGGGTAGCGCCCGCATCTCTGAATTGGGCAATAACGTGATGAGTTTCCCTTATTTACCAGGCAATAAGCCTTAAAACTGGGTCATAAAGCTAAATCGGGTCATAAACCCAACTACCGCTATTGGGTGTGATTTTAAGGTCAAACCTTATGAGTAAACCGCCGTTATTATTGATTGCCGTGGTGGTATTGATCGTCGTACTGGCGACTCGTCAGTACTGGCAGAAAAAACGGCAGGATGCAGAAAATGACCGCGCGCCTGTGCGCAGCTTGCAAGTTGAAGTTGCTGAAAAGCGGGAGGTCTTGACCCCTAATCGCCGCTCGCGTCAGCGCGAAGAGATTGTCGCCGAAGAAAAGCGCTATGAAGTCTATTTCCAACCACTTTTTAGTGGAATGGAAGTGAAAAATAACAGTAAAATCAAAATGATATTGCCACAGCAGGAGTATAACCGCATAGAGCAAGGCGCACAGGGAACATTGCGTTTACAAGGCACCCGCTATATTGGTTTTACCCCCAATTCGGCGGCCAAATAAGCCGTTGCCGTCATAACCGTTTAGAAATGGCAGCTTAGGTAATAGCTTCGCGGCAGAAGCTCTATTTTTTAGGCAGTGGTGGCTGTTTCTTTTGCCAGGCCAGTAATTCAAACACCCCGAAGACAAAAATCTTAAATTGTTGTAAGCCACTGATCGGTTGATCTTTCGGTTGGGTGGATTTGAGCAAGATCAGTTGCAGACCATGCATCAAAACCATAAATATCATGGCAACATTAATAAAATATCTTAAAGGTGTAGGGAACGGTTGGAACAGATTCAGCAGCAAGAAGAACCACACTCCTAACATCAATAATCGGCCGAGATTAATCCACATGGTGTTGCTCCTGTTCTTCAACTGATTCACCATCTTGGTGCGCCATTTTACGGCGGATATAGAGGCGATAGGCTACCTGCCCGGCAACCTTCTCGCGATGCAACTGCCAACTGGCAGGGAGGTCGGTGGTGGCACTCTCGGCTTCGGCTTCGACATAAATCCAGGCATCGGCAGTCAGCCAGTTAAATTGCTCTAGTAACTTGATGGTTTCAGCTAACAAACCTTTACGGAACGGAGGATCAAGGAATACCAGGTCAAAGGGTTGCCCCGGTTGAGCTAACCACTGTAAAGCGTTGGTATTCACAACTTGCCCATTATCGGCGCTCAAGAGAGTCAAATTATTGCTCAGTTGTTTAGCGACATGCCGATCGGCTTCCAGCAATACGGCTTCGCCAGCTTGGCGGGATAGTGCTTCCAGCCCTAAGGCTCCGCTACCCGCAAAGCAATCCAGGCAGCGAACGCCCTGAATCATGGGAGCCAGCCAGTTAAACAGTGTCTCCCTGACCCGATCCGTTGTCGGGCGCAGTCCAGGGCTATTTGGCACCGGCAATTTACGCCCTCGCCATTTGCCACCAATAATCCGGATCTGCCCTGCGGACTGTTGTGGTGCTTGTTTTTCTTTTGCTATTGGTCGCTTTGCCATAGATCGCTTTACTTGAAAATAGGCCAGTATTGCAGCACTGAATAAAAGAGTTAGCGTCTATTCTACCTATAGCTCCCTCGAGGGGGAAACGTTAAACTTTTGTTGATTGAATTCACACTAGAAAGCAGCATTGTGCGCGTGTTGCTGTTCAGGGGAAAGTGATAGACTTGCGAACTATTATCTTATTTATGCAAACCCAAAGTAATTAGAGTCCAAAATGGCAAAAGAAAAAAAACGTGGATTTTTTTCCTGGCTGGGTCTTGGCCGTCAGAGTGAAGAACAAACAGCAGAGCCATTGGCTACTGAGAAAGAAGGTGTTGCTGAGCAAGCTGAAGAGCAAGTTAGCAGCGAAAAACAGGCTGAAGTTACATCTGAAGTTACATCTGAAGTGATATCTGAAAGTCAGTCTGCTGATGCCGATGGGCATGAACAACCGGCTGAACACTCTGCGGTAACACCAGGTGAGTGGGACAGTGCTGCTATCAGTGAAGCTGCGGCTGAAATTCTGCCAGAGGTGGATGCTGAACCTACCGCTCAGATCGTCGACGAACCGCTCAATTTATCTTCAGAACCCGAGTATTTACAGCATCATTTCTCTCAATCTCAAAGTGATGATAACAGTGCTGATGAATGGGATGAAGGTACTGTCAGTGCGCCAGAACTGCCGATAACGGAAGAGAGCATTGCTATTGAGGCATCGGCACCACAAGCCATTGTGGAAGAGCCATTGGTCGAGCTTCTCGAGCAAACGGTGGTCGTTGTAGAAGATGCTGCCGTTGACGACGAAATTGAACCGGAAGAAGTGCTTGAAGAGGTCACTGCTCCAGTCGCGGCGCAAGAACAAGAGCGGCCAACCAAAGAGGGCTTCTTCGCGCGGTTAAAACGCAGCTTACTCAAAACCAAGCAGAACCTCGGTTCTGGTTTTATGGGGCTGTTCAGCGGTAAAAAAATCGACGACGATCTGTTTGAAGAGTTAGAAGAACAACTCCTGATCGCCGATGTTGGTGTTGAAACCACCCGCAAAATCATCACCTCATTGACTGAACATGCTAGCCGTAAGCAGCTAAAAGATGCGGAGGCGTTATATGGCAAGCTCAAAGAGGAGATGTCCGAAATTCTGTCCACAGTAGACAAACCACTGGATGTTAGTGGTAAAAACCCATTTGTTATTTTAATGGTTGGCGTTAATGGCGTGGGCAAAACGACTACCATCGGTAAACTGGCGCGTCAATTCCAGGCTGAGGGTAAATCCGTTATGCTGGCTGCGGGTGATACTTTCCGCGCAGCTGCGGTAGAACAGCTGCAAGTTTGGGGTGAACGCAACAAAATTGCCGTGGTGGCTCAACATACCGGTGCGGACTCCGCCTCGGTGATTTTCGATGCCATTCAAGCGGCTAAAGCCCGTGGTATTGATGTGTTGCTGGCCGATACTGCCGGGCGTTTGCAAAATAAAGCCCACCTGATGGAGGAGCTGAAGAAGATTGTCCGGGTGATGAAAAAACTGGACGGCGATGCCCCCCATGAGGTTATGCTGACGTTAGATGCCAGTACCGGACAAAATGCGGTGAGTCAGGCGAAACTCTTTAATGAAGCCGTGGGTCTGACCGGGATTACTCTGACTAAACTGGATGGTACCGCCAAAGGCGGGGTGATTTTCGCCA comes from Yersinia bercovieri ATCC 43970 and encodes:
- the tusA gene encoding sulfurtransferase TusA — encoded protein: MTDIFANPDKTLDALGLRCPEPVMMVRKTVRHMENGQTLLIIADDPATTRDIPGFCRFMDHQLLAQDTQQTPYRYLVKKGAKVE
- a CDS encoding zinc/cadmium/mercury/lead-transporting ATPase is translated as MHSHSEHKHSTETQGSCGCGHSHAKKQAGCSSQHTTNTSNDTVKSVSEHSHKDGDCCSQSHADEGDDESDILAAAMPAGSQRFSWQIKGMDCPSCARKIENAVSSQVEIENVKVLFATEKLVVDASTDIRLQVQQAVRQAGFILVDTQLSAENQVEAPESRFREYLPIALLTLLMLISWGISLFSTELAEFAFAATTIVGLIPVTTKAWKLIRSGTPFAIETLMSVAAIGAMFIGATAEAAMVLLLFMIGELLESYAANRARRGVKALMALVPEEALLLKNGERISVPVASLRPGDIIEIAPGGRLPADAELMTPFASFDESALTGESIPVERQQGEKVAAGCLSVDRATEMRVISEPGNNAIDRILQLIELAEERRAPIERFIDRFSRIYTPAIMLLSVLVMLVPPLAFAEPWESWIYRGLTLLLIGCPCALVISTPAAITSALAAATRRGALIKGGAALEQLGRIQTVAFDKTGTLTEGKPKVTDILPVGGVSETRLLALAAAVEAGSHHPLAVAIMQRAQQNTPLLPLAEGRRALAGIGVEGRVNGLAVLVSAPGKLPAGLLTDEWQTQLDQLESSGKTAVAVLEDEKFIGLLALRDTLRTDAKQAIDSLKKLGIQGVMLTGDNPRAAAAIASELGIDYRAGLLPADKVQAVMALNEAQPTVMVGDGINDAPAMKAASIGIAMGSGTDVALETADAALTHNRLTGLAEIILLSRAANANIRQNITISLGLKGIFLVTTLLGLTGLWLAVLADSGATALVTANALRLLRKRDV
- a CDS encoding lysoplasmalogenase produces the protein MSWPFLAVFFSGWLFVDATYRGPRWQRWVFKPVTLLLLLLLAWQAPILGPMGYLIVLGLLATLAADALLLLPSERLLYALGAFFLSHLLYTVSFASQMTFTLFWPLPLVLIIVGVLLLATIWTKLEEMRWPIVAFVGMTLLMVWMAGEQYFARSTDLSFSLLAGTVLLLISHSIWLLNRYRFSFRASDAIVAGCYFVGHFLIVRSLYL
- a CDS encoding DUF1820 family protein, which translates into the protein MTNEQLLYRIQFINNGKNYQLYVREVGPSNLFGFIEIADFVFDSQSTLLVDPSTEKLKTEFSGVNRSYVPLHSVIRIDAVTEKGSARISELGNNVMSFPYLPGNKP
- a CDS encoding DUF2500 domain-containing protein; amino-acid sequence: MSKPPLLLIAVVVLIVVLATRQYWQKKRQDAENDRAPVRSLQVEVAEKREVLTPNRRSRQREEIVAEEKRYEVYFQPLFSGMEVKNNSKIKMILPQQEYNRIEQGAQGTLRLQGTRYIGFTPNSAAK
- a CDS encoding DUF1145 family protein, whose amino-acid sequence is MWINLGRLLMLGVWFFLLLNLFQPFPTPLRYFINVAMIFMVLMHGLQLILLKSTQPKDQPISGLQQFKIFVFGVFELLAWQKKQPPLPKK
- the rsmD gene encoding 16S rRNA (guanine(966)-N(2))-methyltransferase gives rise to the protein MAKRPIAKEKQAPQQSAGQIRIIGGKWRGRKLPVPNSPGLRPTTDRVRETLFNWLAPMIQGVRCLDCFAGSGALGLEALSRQAGEAVLLEADRHVAKQLSNNLTLLSADNGQVVNTNALQWLAQPGQPFDLVFLDPPFRKGLLAETIKLLEQFNWLTADAWIYVEAEAESATTDLPASWQLHREKVAGQVAYRLYIRRKMAHQDGESVEEQEQHHVD
- the ftsY gene encoding signal recognition particle-docking protein FtsY; its protein translation is MAKEKKRGFFSWLGLGRQSEEQTAEPLATEKEGVAEQAEEQVSSEKQAEVTSEVTSEVISESQSADADGHEQPAEHSAVTPGEWDSAAISEAAAEILPEVDAEPTAQIVDEPLNLSSEPEYLQHHFSQSQSDDNSADEWDEGTVSAPELPITEESIAIEASAPQAIVEEPLVELLEQTVVVVEDAAVDDEIEPEEVLEEVTAPVAAQEQERPTKEGFFARLKRSLLKTKQNLGSGFMGLFSGKKIDDDLFEELEEQLLIADVGVETTRKIITSLTEHASRKQLKDAEALYGKLKEEMSEILSTVDKPLDVSGKNPFVILMVGVNGVGKTTTIGKLARQFQAEGKSVMLAAGDTFRAAAVEQLQVWGERNKIAVVAQHTGADSASVIFDAIQAAKARGIDVLLADTAGRLQNKAHLMEELKKIVRVMKKLDGDAPHEVMLTLDASTGQNAVSQAKLFNEAVGLTGITLTKLDGTAKGGVIFAIADQFGIPIRYIGVGEGIEDLRPFKADDFIEALFARED